ATCTCTGAATTTCTAAAATGTCTGactttccaataaaataataatgatatttttaacacCAGTATAGTAGCATTTTGTCTCTTGGAGACTTTGggggttaaaatttaaaagaaaaattaaaaaattaatttttttggaattttttttttaaaaatccatagttcacaaaaattaaattcgttacaaaaaaaagttctcaaatccaaagctattctataaaaataaaaaaaattagattttttaggggaaaaaaatcgaaattccCTTGTTGATtacgaaaaattatattttttggttaaatatttgaaaaattaaatttcaaatattaaaattattagagtaaaatttaaaatatttaaattattagagtaaaatttaaaatatttaaattattagagtaaaatttcaaatattaaaattattagagtaaaattccaaaaattaaattttataactattcacagaaaattagaataattaaatttttgggggaaaaaaattgaaaaattgaattaaatttcaaatattcaattttttagagaaaaatttcacatctattcacagaaaattaaattttttcaaaaatttaattatatatatatattttttaaatgtttgagtAAAAAGCCCTCCAgaccaccccctgcggacgcccctgataaaaACTCttaatatattgcaatttacaatttgtaataaaataggacatttttATGTGGGAACTTCATGAACTGAGTGTTTATCATATatcataaagtaatatatttaaataaggaagGCAGAGACTTGAAACTTGCAGAAACACAGCCCTCTGTTCTGTTGGAATGTGCCACACCTCCTCGTCTGCTAGAAGGGTTtctgttttggaattttttgccCTTTTCGTGACTTTTCTTGGTCTTTTAATCATGATTTTGGTTCCCTAAACAGGAATCTCTTGTGGACCATGTTCCCCATAGTTATTTGCTCTCTCCCTCCCTTTGTATATTCTGTTCTAGTACAAACATTTAGATTCATATATGAAAATTCCAAAAGTTGAgacatatacctatatgtaaaataagataaaaaacaatgtacattaaggtaaaatatatcaatatattttatatacatatataattaatatattattagtgttATTCTTGTGAGTAGAGATGAAGAGTGTGATGAGTATGTaggtttttatcattattataatttgattgttGTGGTAATATTAGTATTGAATTTGCTCTATCATGTTGGTGTGTTGAActgataataatgaaaataaaaatctgcaAAATGAAGCCTGCAAAGTCATTctctttaatatcaaatatagcAAAGCAAgacttgaacttttttttctccctctttttcaattttcatttctttacaGTAAGTAACAAATACTGAATAGATcttatatacaagtatataattattatcttctaTTCTAGATTAGAGTAGAGCAAAGACATTGTATAAACCAAGTATCACTGCTTCAATCGGTATTGTTCCATCTCTATTCCTCTTattattagcttttttttagattattagaCATATTGTTATCATTTCAAATTGTAAGAATAGgtagatattagtgttgagactcggtccagcaacaattttttttttttttggttcggtcgGGTCTAAcgtgatttgaaaaaaaacatatgatgtcatgttataaagaattaatctgtaaaattggtctagaccgaattttttgggaccgaactagaccgaatttctATATGAGATCAGTCCATATCCAGctttttttttggaccaaactaatttgatccaaataaaaatatgaaggtCTCAGACCGGTCCAGGATTTCCATACCGAAAGCGAACACTACTAGATATGGAGAAGAAATTGGACGAGGTATATTAATAATGACGCCTGAGAATATCAAGTATCATTCATATGTAATGAATATATCCTATACTTCAAATATAGGATACTATAATTGGCTTATACATACCTATGTATCTATTCATCTAATCCTTTTTTAGTATAGACATCCCTTTTTACACGCAATactatttattctataaatcagtggttctcaaagtttttgaagtgatgtataaaatatattccgtCGGTATGGAAGAAATAAAGAAACGTAGACGGGagtcatcctgacaatttaaagaattataaattccCAGCTTTCcagaataacctttttttttgggggaaatcaaaaatccacagctgttgagaaaaaaatttatttgggggtgaaaatttcaaaaatgtaattttagaattagaattttagaattttttgaaaatagctatgaatttataaaactaaattcaaaaaaaatattggtaatttaatttttctattttttaggaaaaaagttttaatattttaaaaatttttgaaaaaaaaattaaaaaaccacgCCCTTAGTTTACCAAGATTTACTGTTCTTAAAATCCATGCTTACAAAGGATTTCAACAAATTTCACATCCGTAATCATGATCTCCAAGTTTGTATGGCTAGTATGGCCAAACTATTAGCTTATATTTCACCACAATAATGTGTActtaaactattaatttattacctATATATACTTATGACGTTTATTATTATGACCCACCCCTATTTCGTTTCTGTTTACATTTTATGTACCACCTACGTTATCAAAGCATAGATAATATTCTTGTATTTAATTcttgttttatattcataggAACTTCAAGAGAGCTTCAACTACGGACTCTTTTATCCTCCATCCAATGGGAAAGCCGGCAAATTTCTCGATGAAGAACGTCGACTTTCCGAGTATCCATTTCAAGGTTCTGTTGGCTATTTGGAGGTAAATCACATAATTAAGTtcgattatttattttggtaataGTAATTTTAGTTACTtcgctaacaacaaaataccctatatattttgttgttagctatCGATTCCCTCTCCTCCCTTGATACGtgatggctatttcataatgtattcgttttaacaaataaataaagtaataagttattctttaCATATGCTCCGCTTCCATAAGAACAGGAAAACAATTTCTTGTGGATCTCttgttgtttatataaatatataatacatatattacccatttattatttctatgaataaattgccgaaatttcttcatagaaataatataataactaatcataactactattttaatcaaatattacttagcaatattataatacagtattgaataaaatgccacgtagattttaattatatgccattcattttaaaaatggtgaagaaataatgacATTGATAGTCCgcgagtatataagatataaatagtggttggtatgattaacttatttggctaactaccagatgattacggggtttttttctgtttctttttggatgaaaggttgcgtggtatAATAAAGATATCGACGTGATATGTTTCTTTCATTAGCATCATCAACATTCCTTTTTTTGCTAACGCCCCCTCCCCCCCTCAAACTAAGgaattttgacttttattagaaactttttttgctcaggatgaaaaaataggggtaaaaaaatttttcaaaaaatttcacatctgaaattgaattttagaatttttttatataaaaattaaatttttataaaatagctattgttttttccttaaaaattaaatatttgacatttttttccaaaattttttatttttggaaacaccgatagatttttaaatccttttttataaaaaaaaataatatttgaaatttctttccaaaaaattaaattttttgtgaacagctatagattttttttaaaaattcacaaatacattaatattggaaattaaatttataattttttttgaaaaaatttaattttgttaatagctacggattttgaaaaaaaaaatcaaagaaccaagccccaaaaaaaaaaaaaaaaaaaaaatgtatatatatataatcctgcggactccCCTGATGCATGTGTGTTTCTATGTACAGacagataatattaaataagttcatcatcattaaataaaatcattaaacgagccgatttttcctttttcatttcTAGCTCAAATACAAGAGACGAGTGTACAAAATGCTCCAAATGGATGAAAAgcaattaaaaactattaactCCCGTGCTAATCATAAGAAAATAGTTGATTACATCAACTCCTCTAATATTGAGAAAGTCAATAAGATGCTTACCAAAGGATTGGATCCTAATTTTCATTGTCATGACAGCGGAGGTACTCAAGAAATTAACttctctttataaatataataacgtATTTCTAAATTTTCAGAGACTCCACTATGCTTAGCTGCAGGTATCAAAGGAAAAACTTCCAGATTGATCATTGCGTTAATCAATGGAGGAGCTATTCTGGATTTTCGTACAAAGGATGGAACAACAGCTCTTCATCGAGCCGTTACGAAAAATAATAGTGAATCAGTCAAAACACTTCTGGATCTTGGGGCTTCACCAAATTATAAAGACGGGAGGGGACTCACGCCTCTGTATCATGCTGTGGCCTCCTCATCAGATGTCAATTTGGTAGAAATGCTACTTCATGATCATGCCATGGTCGGAGTACAAGATCGTCAGGAATGGCATGAGGTTCATCATGTAAGTCAATTTCATCCATCCATCCATCAAATCAATGTAGCTACATATTTATAGTTATGTAGTACACAGTCATTATATTAGGTACATACATCGTTTCTTTGCTTAACCTTTGGTTTAGCTCTCAATTAATGATTCAATACCAAATTatctttttgtcttttcttgataataatatatagggaTATACGTTCTACAACCACCGGataaatagatatgtataaATCTGTTTCCTGTAGTATTTGATGGGATTTTAATTCATGAGGGATCTATTTCTATCAAtccttcatattataaatattaaaaaaaatatttgttttttggtaGTCATggcatttttgtatatttcaggCATGCCGCAATGGACTAATTCAGCATTTAgagcatttattattttacagcGCGGACATAAATGCTCGAAATGCTAGTGGAAATACACCTCTTCACGTTTGTGCAGTTAATAATCAAGAATCGTGTGCTAGAATACTCCTCTTTCGAGGCTGCGAAACAGAGGCTCTTAATTTTGCGGGGCAAACTCCATATCAAGTGGCAGTTATCGCAGGAAATCTTGAGCTTGCTGAGATTATTCGGAATCACAAAGCAGAAGATATAGGTACTGCATACACAGTAATGCTTatacaactatttataattttatgtacatatctatAACGCAGTTCCTTTCAAAAACGCTCCAAAATTTAACCCTCGGCGTAGAACTTCTGCATCTTCAACTCTTTCCCGAACTGCCTCAGATGCGTCTATGTGCCAAACCAATACAACCACTATGTCAACATTACCTTATCAACCTCGAATGGAGTCTCCTTTAGTCAATTCACTCCGTACTGGCAGCATGAATAATAAACCTCCATCGCCATCTCCCTCTGATAGATCCTTACCTCCATTCTCTTCAGGTGGATCCTCTGTTTCAGAAACGACATCTACGGGTTCAGGAGCTTCTTCTGTTCAGCATCAAGAAAACAACCATGAAGTAGAAGACGAGCAACTAGATTCAGCTTCCACTCTTGCTGCCTCTATGGCCAAtggtattaaattattacaacaTCATCagtcacattaattaattaataattgtataatattatctCTTTAGATCCAAGATGTGACTCAGTTTCATTGAGTTCAGGCGTAGGAACTTCATCTCAATCTGGTTCATCTGGAAGTGCTGCAACTCCAACATCTGAACCTCCAAAGGCCACTGTTTTACACTCTGGAATGCACGTCGTTTGTGTAGAGACCTATGTTTCTTCAGAAGAAGGATCTCTCAAAATAAATGCTGGAGATATTATACAAGGTAGACAATTTGGTCTTAATATGCCTGACTTATTATTCATCAGCTAGCTGTTTATATACTATCATTCAAATGCATTATTTAGTGACTGGTTCTACTGATGATGGACGCTTAGAAGGAATGATTAGAGGTCAATCTGGTTACTTTCCTGCAAGTTGTGCTCAAGAAGTTCGTTTAAGGAATCCCGATGCTGTTCATTCACCTCCCATTACGTCTACTCCAGCACCTGGATCTAGAGTCTTGGGAAGGAGAGAGCTTAGAGAAAATAGGccctatcaatttttaaataatagattgtGAGTAGTATGATTAAAGTTtcttactttgaaaaaaatgttcacgCTACTTTTTGTTTGTTCAAAATCAGTATGGGCTTAGAACCTCGAACAGCGATTCTTCATAAAGGGAAGAAaggttttggttttgttttgcGAGGGGCTAAGGCTGCATCCCCATTAATGGAAATAATTCCTTCTGAGAAATGTCCAGGATTACAATATATGGACGACGTAGATCCTGAGGGTGTTGCTGATATGGCAGGCATTAAAAAGGGGGACTTTCTTATAGCTGTAAGGATGTAGATGTATATAATTTGACCgatggattaattatttatatttttatttaagataaacgGAGATGATGTAACGCAAGCTAGTCATGAAACTGTTGTCAATTTGATTCGAAAATCCGGCGATTCCGTTGCATTAACCATTGTTACTATAAACATTGATCACATTCGTGAAATGGAATATTCCAACGGAGGTTCCCCCGCGTCTATTTCTAAGGCGCGAGCTTATTCTACATTACCTCGTAAAATGCAGGGGCGCTCAATGGTGGCTCCACCACCCCCTCCTAAGAGAGATCCTTCCACAACTCTGAGTGTTGGAAGAGCTAAAGCTAGAAGCATGGTTGCCAATTTAGCAGCATTAGGTATGTACGCTATCTGGatgttatttaagatttttactaatatatacatatatatatactttgagTAGAAGTTTTAGATCGAGCTATAAATGAACACGATTctaattcaattgaaaataagTTCAATATTGAGTTATTGCCCTCCTCATCCCCCAAAATGTCCTCACCAACGATTGCAGCAACTAGTCAAACCAATACGAAATCCCCCTCCAATTCTCAAAAATCTTCACCTGTAAAGACAAAAGATGAAACTCCTATTTATCAACAAGTGAGTgcatgtatattaataataatatacatattatgtattgtacatTCATGATTGGAGGAGGAGATATTACAcgaacttatatttaatcactttttttttttattatagtctggaaaatattattccaaaaatggCACTGTGTTAAGAAAGGAGTTTTATTCTACACCAGCTCTCAATGGCCAAGCAGGCGATAAAAAGGATGTTGCAATTGATGTagtagaaagaaaaattcatagTCAAGAAGATATCAACAAAGCCACTTTATCTCAGGACATTGTTGATTCCAAAAAGACAATTAATGACGAAGATAAAAGCGAGAGAGGAACACAAGGATATTTCACTCTTCCTTCCAAGACAAAGCAAAAGAAAAGTCTGGAATTACACGATGGGTACCGAACACTAACTAAAATAAGACCCGTGGCTACAACAGCAAAACCACCCATGGTGATTAATACATCTCCAACATTACCACCTCCAGAACATCCACCGCCACCCCCACCTTCAACACAAGTAGTCAAAGTTGATAGTAGTAATATTCCTAATTCTCCTCCTTCA
The sequence above is drawn from the Lepeophtheirus salmonis chromosome 5, UVic_Lsal_1.4, whole genome shotgun sequence genome and encodes:
- the Prosap gene encoding uncharacterized protein Prosap isoform X2, translating into MDADTESVSSSGVDGGSSIITNDSGGGGGGSGGSLLPAEVGSATRTKPAFVTVRIRIPDLNVENTLQFQNHELIWDVKQQCLSAIPKELQESFNYGLFYPPSNGKAGKFLDEERRLSEYPFQGSVGYLELKYKRRVYKMLQMDEKQLKTINSRANHKKIVDYINSSNIEKVNKMLTKGLDPNFHCHDSGETPLCLAAGIKGKTSRLIIALINGGAILDFRTKDGTTALHRAVTKNNSESVKTLLDLGASPNYKDGRGLTPLYHAVASSSDVNLVEMLLHDHAMVGVQDRQEWHEVHHACRNGLIQHLEHLLFYSADINARNASGNTPLHVCAVNNQESCARILLFRGCETEALNFAGQTPYQVAVIAGNLELAEIIRNHKAEDIVPFKNAPKFNPRRRTSASSTLSRTASDASMCQTNTTTMSTLPYQPRMESPLVNSLRTGSMNNKPPSPSPSDRSLPPFSSGGSSVSETTSTGSGASSVQHQENNHEVEDEQLDSASTLAASMANDPRCDSVSLSSGVGTSSQSGSSGSAATPTSEPPKATVLHSGMHVVCVETYVSSEEGSLKINAGDIIQVTGSTDDGRLEGMIRGQSGYFPASCAQEVRLRNPDAVHSPPITSTPAPGSRVLGRRELRENRPYQFLNNRFMGLEPRTAILHKGKKGFGFVLRGAKAASPLMEIIPSEKCPGLQYMDDVDPEGVADMAGIKKGDFLIAINGDDVTQASHETVVNLIRKSGDSVALTIVTINIDHIREMEYSNGGSPASISKARAYSTLPRKMQGRSMVAPPPPPKRDPSTTLSVGRAKARSMVANLAALEVLDRAINEHDSNSIENKFNIELLPSSSPKMSSPTIAATSQTNTKSPSNSQKSSPVKTKDETPIYQQSGKYYSKNGTVLRKEFYSTPALNGQAGDKKDVAIDVVERKIHSQEDINKATLSQDIVDSKKTINDEDKSERGTQGYFTLPSKTKQKKSLELHDGYRTLTKIRPVATTAKPPMVINTSPTLPPPEHPPPPPPSTQVVKVDSSNIPNSPPSDYAKVERKTVPTSPPASSDSPLSPTSGVMSSFKPSDNAKLYASPESIHALGYRIPQKHGGSPLNGPIHDPINGITSVQVTKQKKSPTRANSMPPRPKPLLVRKMEQQLPDIPSNPLPPPPPPALQQQQTSPPPSTPPPPPPPVEGQAMETYKVNGVKYTTYTTFRSPLTPDDNQFEGATPDIPEPDYSDPESDHHRRASTTTLEKKKKKSVSFVIDEGDSAKQVSGKPSKVESILKDTNKNNIIGDGNYHYHNYSRASSYDSAVMSASYSEVYARNSSAISDKKVMVAMQSKVKPSVLDESNKVRIDVSNNRLTKSQSFCSDKSSSPNETVKSPPKMSLPAPPAVVSSPPQRQNTGSGGISINDIKTARSQLKPSRSFPNDFSVTNNSTPTQTEDGGDNSSSGVSSDQEVVISTKTDNDKYVTYLPVEGPSTTTSSVKPGSNKPLHPTQMVSSQVWENDSESSDDVSDKSWVLRAEKDSSTGHNIISMKKMLHPKLAALFDVPNASGAGTRTLPNLKHHHHHHNHHHVNIMEARHHLTDHPEATSRVLSRSSPPTKQKSLQAFNNRSIEESLALIQQHVSNLGDTNSNIALSGDLPLGVPPPPSKTEIVVPEVLAPPPGFSDSDSNYSDNDTLSAEQKSLRKKYGKAGGALKKERVMMTRSMDYGQHISSSSSMDYSTLPRSHHAQHFSFKSKNLGNWTVSDVCEWLDSLFMPEYKTAFLQNRIDGRRLMTITKADLEKLGVHRVGHMLNIEKSLKKFAASIHQHHHHQRK
- the Prosap gene encoding uncharacterized protein Prosap isoform X1, whose protein sequence is MDADTESVSSSGVDGGSSIITNDSGGGGGGSGGSLLPAEVGSATRTKPAFVTVRIRIPDLNVENTLQFQNHELIWDVKQQCLSAIPKVSAWYRELQESFNYGLFYPPSNGKAGKFLDEERRLSEYPFQGSVGYLELKYKRRVYKMLQMDEKQLKTINSRANHKKIVDYINSSNIEKVNKMLTKGLDPNFHCHDSGETPLCLAAGIKGKTSRLIIALINGGAILDFRTKDGTTALHRAVTKNNSESVKTLLDLGASPNYKDGRGLTPLYHAVASSSDVNLVEMLLHDHAMVGVQDRQEWHEVHHACRNGLIQHLEHLLFYSADINARNASGNTPLHVCAVNNQESCARILLFRGCETEALNFAGQTPYQVAVIAGNLELAEIIRNHKAEDIVPFKNAPKFNPRRRTSASSTLSRTASDASMCQTNTTTMSTLPYQPRMESPLVNSLRTGSMNNKPPSPSPSDRSLPPFSSGGSSVSETTSTGSGASSVQHQENNHEVEDEQLDSASTLAASMANDPRCDSVSLSSGVGTSSQSGSSGSAATPTSEPPKATVLHSGMHVVCVETYVSSEEGSLKINAGDIIQVTGSTDDGRLEGMIRGQSGYFPASCAQEVRLRNPDAVHSPPITSTPAPGSRVLGRRELRENRPYQFLNNRFMGLEPRTAILHKGKKGFGFVLRGAKAASPLMEIIPSEKCPGLQYMDDVDPEGVADMAGIKKGDFLIAINGDDVTQASHETVVNLIRKSGDSVALTIVTINIDHIREMEYSNGGSPASISKARAYSTLPRKMQGRSMVAPPPPPKRDPSTTLSVGRAKARSMVANLAALEVLDRAINEHDSNSIENKFNIELLPSSSPKMSSPTIAATSQTNTKSPSNSQKSSPVKTKDETPIYQQSGKYYSKNGTVLRKEFYSTPALNGQAGDKKDVAIDVVERKIHSQEDINKATLSQDIVDSKKTINDEDKSERGTQGYFTLPSKTKQKKSLELHDGYRTLTKIRPVATTAKPPMVINTSPTLPPPEHPPPPPPSTQVVKVDSSNIPNSPPSDYAKVERKTVPTSPPASSDSPLSPTSGVMSSFKPSDNAKLYASPESIHALGYRIPQKHGGSPLNGPIHDPINGITSVQVTKQKKSPTRANSMPPRPKPLLVRKMEQQLPDIPSNPLPPPPPPALQQQQTSPPPSTPPPPPPPVEGQAMETYKVNGVKYTTYTTFRSPLTPDDNQFEGATPDIPEPDYSDPESDHHRRASTTTLEKKKKKSVSFVIDEGDSAKQVSGKPSKVESILKDTNKNNIIGDGNYHYHNYSRASSYDSAVMSASYSEVYARNSSAISDKKVMVAMQSKVKPSVLDESNKVRIDVSNNRLTKSQSFCSDKSSSPNETVKSPPKMSLPAPPAVVSSPPQRQNTGSGGISINDIKTARSQLKPSRSFPNDFSVTNNSTPTQTEDGGDNSSSGVSSDQEVVISTKTDNDKYVTYLPVEGPSTTTSSVKPGSNKPLHPTQMVSSQVWENDSESSDDVSDKSWVLRAEKDSSTGHNIISMKKMLHPKLAALFDVPNASGAGTRTLPNLKHHHHHHNHHHVNIMEARHHLTDHPEATSRVLSRSSPPTKQKSLQAFNNRSIEESLALIQQHVSNLGDTNSNIALSGDLPLGVPPPPSKTEIVVPEVLAPPPGFSDSDSNYSDNDTLSAEQKSLRKKYGKAGGALKKERVMMTRSMDYGQHISSSSSMDYSTLPRSHHAQHFSFKSKNLGNWTVSDVCEWLDSLFMPEYKTAFLQNRIDGRRLMTITKADLEKLGVHRVGHMLNIEKSLKKFAASIHQHHHHQRK